The Sediminispirochaeta smaragdinae DSM 11293 genome has a segment encoding these proteins:
- a CDS encoding peptidase U32 family protein — MRNSKKPIELLAPAGNIEKLHYAYRYGADAVYVGLDKFSLRQKADNFSAEALQKAGEIKGERKLYCAVNALFHQKEISRLEESLDEIGSFPFDAFIVSDLGAARLLRSRFPETQLHLSTQASCLNAEAVKTYQELGFSRIILGREVRLEEIADIKAAVPEMELECFVHGAMCLAYSGRCFLSAYLADRSGNEGSCAHSCRWNWRVLEESQRPGEYLPIVEDPDGGYTTILSSKDLCMIDHVAELRDAGIDSLKIEGRMKSLYYTAVVTRAYRKTIDALEKPGSVDAESLAAFRDELFRVSHREYSTGFFFSKQDIEAPCMESYQREYLFLGTVGEELESGRFLFHPKNHIEAGTAIEFVGPEIPFLEDEAFRLYDDDGNELAFADHGKSYRICPSVEVKPGYIVRRKI; from the coding sequence GTGAGAAACAGCAAGAAACCGATAGAGCTTCTTGCCCCAGCAGGCAACATAGAAAAACTCCATTATGCCTATCGCTACGGGGCAGATGCGGTGTATGTCGGTCTGGACAAATTCTCGCTTCGGCAGAAGGCCGATAATTTTTCTGCCGAAGCGTTACAAAAAGCCGGTGAGATCAAAGGAGAGAGAAAACTTTACTGCGCCGTCAATGCCCTTTTTCACCAGAAAGAGATATCACGACTCGAAGAGAGCCTCGATGAGATCGGAAGCTTTCCTTTCGATGCTTTTATTGTCAGCGACCTTGGCGCGGCGCGGCTGCTCAGAAGCCGATTTCCCGAAACCCAGCTTCATCTTTCAACCCAAGCAAGCTGTTTGAATGCGGAGGCCGTAAAGACATACCAGGAGCTCGGTTTTTCCAGGATTATTCTGGGACGGGAGGTACGGCTCGAGGAGATTGCCGATATAAAAGCGGCGGTTCCCGAAATGGAACTGGAGTGCTTTGTCCACGGGGCCATGTGCCTGGCCTACTCCGGCAGGTGCTTTCTTTCTGCCTACCTTGCAGATCGAAGCGGCAACGAGGGCTCCTGTGCCCACTCCTGCAGGTGGAACTGGCGGGTCCTGGAGGAATCGCAACGGCCGGGGGAATATCTTCCAATCGTCGAAGATCCCGATGGAGGGTATACAACCATACTTAGTTCCAAGGACCTTTGTATGATCGATCATGTGGCAGAGCTTCGCGATGCGGGCATCGATAGCCTCAAGATCGAAGGAAGGATGAAGAGCCTTTACTATACTGCGGTGGTGACCAGAGCATATAGAAAGACCATAGACGCTTTGGAAAAGCCTGGTTCCGTAGATGCAGAAAGCCTTGCGGCCTTTCGCGATGAACTCTTTCGGGTGAGTCATAGGGAGTATTCTACCGGCTTTTTCTTTTCAAAGCAGGATATCGAAGCCCCGTGTATGGAAAGTTATCAGCGGGAATATCTCTTTCTGGGTACCGTCGGTGAGGAACTTGAATCCGGACGCTTTCTGTTTCATCCTAAAAACCATATTGAGGCAGGGACGGCAATCGAATTTGTCGGTCCTGAGATTCCTTTTTTAGAAGATGAGGCCTTTCGTCTTTATGATGATGATGGTAACGAGCTTGCTTTCGCAGATCATGGCAAGTCGTATCGGATATGTCCCTCGGTAGAGGTTAAGCCAGGCTATATTGTACGAAGGAAAATATAA